The Benincasa hispida cultivar B227 chromosome 11, ASM972705v1, whole genome shotgun sequence genome has a segment encoding these proteins:
- the LOC120091906 gene encoding uncharacterized protein LOC120091906 isoform X2, whose protein sequence is MPYLFLILLIFSSTLHACEARCLRFFESSSFVSRIEPHSISQGIWADQPERSFEESNSDKLSYKEIIVGIEMLKGMKKHGSRLVMEFPMKEKVLNSKENEVGEDMVVMDYAQPHRKPPIHNEKP, encoded by the exons ATGCCTTATTTGTTTCTCATTCTCTTAATCTTCTCGTCTACTTTGCATGCATGTGAAGCTCGTTGTCTTCGATTCTTTGAGAGTTCGAGTTTTGTTTCGAGGATTGAACCGCATTCGATCTCTCAAGGGATTTGGGCAGATCAACCAGAGAGAAGTTTTGAAGAAAGCAATAGTGACAAGCTTTCTTATAAAGAgattattgttgggattgaaaTGTTAAAG GGAATGAAGAAGCATGGAAGCAGATTGGTAATGGAGTTTCCAATGAAAGAAAAAGTGTTGAATTCTAAGGAAAATGAGGTTGGAGAAGACATGGTAGTGATGGATTATGCACAACCCCACAGAAAGCCTCCTATTCACAATGAAAAACCCTAG
- the LOC120091906 gene encoding uncharacterized protein LOC120091906 isoform X1, with product MPYLFLILLIFSSTLHACEARCLRFFESSSFVSRIEPHSISQGIWADQPERSFEESNSDKLSYKEIIVGIEMLKQGMKKHGSRLVMEFPMKEKVLNSKENEVGEDMVVMDYAQPHRKPPIHNEKP from the exons ATGCCTTATTTGTTTCTCATTCTCTTAATCTTCTCGTCTACTTTGCATGCATGTGAAGCTCGTTGTCTTCGATTCTTTGAGAGTTCGAGTTTTGTTTCGAGGATTGAACCGCATTCGATCTCTCAAGGGATTTGGGCAGATCAACCAGAGAGAAGTTTTGAAGAAAGCAATAGTGACAAGCTTTCTTATAAAGAgattattgttgggattgaaaTGTTAAAG CAGGGAATGAAGAAGCATGGAAGCAGATTGGTAATGGAGTTTCCAATGAAAGAAAAAGTGTTGAATTCTAAGGAAAATGAGGTTGGAGAAGACATGGTAGTGATGGATTATGCACAACCCCACAGAAAGCCTCCTATTCACAATGAAAAACCCTAG